One Trachemys scripta elegans isolate TJP31775 chromosome 4, CAS_Tse_1.0, whole genome shotgun sequence genomic region harbors:
- the LOC117875764 gene encoding P2Y purinoceptor 1-like has product MRMGRTPGQKAEADFCGSAGTILGTIQRTLIPGTFLFILAVGLTLNMPVIWILVFRVKRWNRSTIFLCNLALADITWILTLPFLIYYHLNQLHWIFGDALCKITRTIYHVCYYCSIYFVTCLSVDRYLAIVHPLKSLWLLNKQQSLLISLSIWAVTSLASVPVPFVASTQICPDNKTICSLYVFSSSTYITLPFSMCCTVVGCLLPFIAICYCYCSSVRTLQKTGLHHFQKKDKLTKLMYSVLIIFALLYFPYHLSRNTCIFLRALWPNGNRSIENADTVFFVEVAVCSLNTCINPLFCFLAGGDFRDQVCKIASSYCHTKTWRSQQQRTSVYPV; this is encoded by the exons ATGAGGATGGGGAGAACACCTGGCCAG AAAGCAGAGGCAGACTTCTGTGGAAGTGCTGGCACCATCCTTGGCACGATCCAGAGGACTCTCATCCCAGGGACCTTCCTCTTTATCCTGGCTGTGGGACTAACTTTGAACATGCCCGTCATCTGGATCCTCGTGTTCCGGGTGAAACGCTGGAACAGGAGCACTATTTTCCTTTGTAACTTAGCTTTGGCTGACATCACTTGGATCTTAACCCTCCCCTTTCTGATCTACTACCATCTGAATCAGCTGCATTGGATCTTTGGAGATGCTCTTTGTAAGATTACCAGGACAATTTACCATGTTTGCTATTATTGCAGCATCTACTTTGTCACTTGTCTGAGTGTGGATCGCTATTTGGCTATAGTGCATCCGCTAAAGTCTCTGTGGTTGTTAAATAAACAACAGTCACTACTGATTTCCCTCTCCATATGGGCAGTAACTAGCTTGGCCAGTGTGCCAGTCCCCTTTGTTGCCAGCACCCAGATATGCCCAGACAACAAAACTATTTGCTCTCTTTATGTATTTTCCAGCTCCACCTATATAACGCTTCCCTTTTCCATGTGCTGCACGGTGGTTGGCTGCTTGCTGCCTTTCATTGCTATCTGCTACTGTTACTGCAGCAGTGTCAGGACACTGCAAAAGACTGGCCTTCATCACTTTCAGAAAAAGGATAAGCTCACCAAGCTCATGTACTCTGTTCTGATAATTTTTGCACTCCTTTATTTCCCTTACCACCTGTCAAGAAACACCTGCATCTTCTTAAGAGCATTGTGGCCCAATGGCAATAGGTCCATTGAGAATGCAGACACCGTGTTCTTTGTAGAGGTAGCAGTGTGTAGCCTTAATACTTGCATCAACCCTCTCTTCTGTTTCCTGGCAGGAGGGGATTTTCGAGACCAGGTTTGCAAAATAGCCTCTTCTTATTGTCACACCAAAACCTGGAGGAGTCAACAGCAAAGGACATCTGTGTACCCAGTATAA